GACCATAAGTGGCAAACCATTAAATAAAACTCAACATCATTAGGCGCCAATGTAAGTGGACATAAGTGGACATCTTTCCAACAAGAAGTAGGATAAAAAAATATGACTTTGCAACTTTCATAGGGAAAAAGAATAATAAGGACACTAAAATAGCAGAAAAATGGAAACCTAAGGCAGCATGGGACCATAAGTGGAAAACCATTAAATAAAACTCAACATCAATAGACTCCAATGTAAACACAATAAATGACCCAAATATGCTAGTACTTCATGAATACACAACCAAATTAATTTCCCGACTACActattattcattatatatttatatcaaaTCTCGTTAATTTGTCAGGAAAAAACTGATAATGATAATTTTCTTCAAAATCAACACATTTCCATGCGAACAAACACATTAGACTTATCCTACATTTATTGTCAGCCATAAATAATCTCTCCTGCAGCCAAAACAAACTAAAACAAAATGAATAGCAAAACGAGTAGTAAGTATCTCCAAGATCGTCGATCGTCAATTAAACGTGTATACATATAGACCAAACCGAATCCATCAGTAGAACACAACCAACGAAAAAGACAAGAAAAAAacaataacaaaagggggaaagaatcaaaGATCTCACCAGGATGAGATCGAAGAGGGTGGCCTGATCGACCTTCACAAACTCGGCGTCCCAGGACTTGAGCTCCTCGTCGGCGAGCTTGGAGGCGTCGTCGGGGGActtggaggaggcggcggcggaagcGTCGACGTGCTTCTTGCAGTACTCGATCACCTTGGCGAGGATCTTGGAGGTAACGTTGGGAAGCGGGATGCCGTTCTCGGCGCAGTCATCCTCGATCATGTGCTTGATGGTCTGCGACTCCATGGCTACCGCCTCGTCGACCTCGAACACCTCACCGTCCGAGCTCTTGAGCGTGATCGTCTTCATGGTCGCTGCGGTGTAGGACCGAGGTCGGAGGCAAAGGATCACgcaggaggaagaaggagaagaggaagcccTAAGTTGACCGCTCAAGTGATAATGGCCCAAAGAAAAATAAGGCTTTCGAACATGTGATTCTATCTGCAGATTCTAATCGAGTCGCTCACTTTTCTCGAGCGGATTCCCACAAACTTTTCCACCCTTCATTTCTCTCTCTGTCgtatttgataaaatgataaaaatatttttcaaaatagatGGATAATTTATCGATTTTTAAAAAAACATATTTCGTTTTTttaccaaaaaatatttttttttaaaaattgataatattttttttattccgaATGGATCGGATCGAATTTTATTGAATATGAGAGTAtaaataaggtatttttaatcaaattgaTCTAAATTTCTCGACAACTACaaaatatgattatgaaatatttaatattattttttaatacttttGGGTTGTTTCGATAATGGAGTGTAACTCATTGAAATGTCAAAAAGTCTTTTCATATAAAATTatgatgattaatttttaaaaataaaatattttgattaaatacGTGATCGAATATAACCCTGAGTGTAACTCGATTATAACTTGATGAGTGTTACTCTTTGAATCTTATCAAATCTTTTCTAAAATTATTGAGTGAGATGCTAATAtgtttagtattattattattttgtataaatttaaaattatgattaaatttaaaaaaaaatatatttttattttaaatatgtgATTCGAGTATAACTCAAATATAATCTAAGTATAACTTGAGTGTAACTCGATTTGGTTTGGTTCATCCAAAAATAATTGATTCAATTAAAAAATTTGAGTCAAAAGGATAATcatcatctttttatgatttaagtgagagtattttaataaaaaattatgaaaatatcttctcgtaaaatctcattagtagaaattttcttgataaaattttaaaaaataaatgatatttttaaataaaaatttcttGCTATAAATATAGATTGATGccgtatagtattattatatttataagttaataataatattttaattaataaaaataaaaaaataattttttaaaaaatattaatattaaaatatcgataaaatataatgttaaattaatttatatttagatGTAAAGTTATGTATGTTAACCTCCTACATTAGTGGGAGTCTTGGATACaccatttatttattaaaaaaataaaaaaaataaaaaaacattatttttatatattttgaataaaaaaagttATATAATTAGGAAGAGAATTATTCATTTATATCGTAGAAATTCTAACCCCGATAGGAAGAGAATGATTCAAATAAAGAGATATACTTTATCATAGTTCTAAGCTCAAATCTCATTTTCATCATATATCTtatacaataaaaataaaaaaaataaaaaaacaaaatagGAAATTCAAAATGTCAAACAACCGATCAACACATTCAACATAGTTCAGCAACAAATCAGTAACCACAAAACACAAGGAAAAGAAATGTCGACTTTCTACGTATGACAAATAAACTAACTATACATATTTTGTAATCATGATGTGATCTTTATTTTATTTAGGTAATCCAAACATGTTTCTTCATCAGCGCCAAACAGACCGTCCATGTCATACACACGTGTGATGACATTGACCAATGCAACGTTATCATCGTATCACATGTGTACTTGAAATTGGCGGATGGGAAGTTGCTGTCATCACACACGTGTACTGCTCGATGGTCTGATAAGATCCAGTCTGGTCCAATTCGAATTTATTGTGGAGATAATTAATCTATGATTAAGCCAAAAAAAGGGTTGGAAAAAGTTATAATTCCCTTTTTGCCCTTCCACCGATGCCAAAATTTCCCCATCGCCTTTCCTAAATGACCCTACCTCTCTGGCATTTGGTCTTTGGACTGAAGCGGTAGAGTCTCGGAGAGGGAGACATCGACCCGATCTGCCGACTGAGGCCAAGTGCGATCCTCCTCCTCTTCGATCCTCGGAAAAGCCAACGCATTCCCAGATCTGAGGCGTTTCGGAGGCGATTCCGGTCAGAAAGGAGGGTTTCTTTTGTGACGGATCCCTCTCTGACGCGTCGGATTTGGGGTGATTCTTTAGGGGCGATTGCTTGTGGACTGACTTGGTGGAATTCGGGTTGGAGCCGACGGGAAGATTGTGCTGGTGAGGAACAGTGGCAAGATTGTCTTGCGCACGAAGGGGAAGTGGGATTCTGATCTCGCGTCTTGATTCGATCTGATTCGGGGAAAGAGATCGACCTTGCTGGATTTCCTTGGAAGGTAACCGAAGGAATATTAAATTTTGCTTCTTCTTTTGGATTCTTCTGTTGCGTCTCCGCGTCTTGTTGATTTTGTAATCTAGATCAGCTAAATGGAAAAGACATAAAAAGTCATGCGCGTACTTTTGTCTAGCTCTGTCTGAAGCTTCCTTGTTCAAATTGAGAAGTAAAGCTTAGTTTTTCTTGTACTCTACCGATATTCGGTATCTTTAGCTGCTTCTTCTCGCTGCTGATTCTGCTTTATCTATATCCTCTATTTTGCAACTTAATCCAGAGTACAAGGAAAGGGTTGGGTCTTTCAATTTGGGAGAGCAGATTGGAACAGGATAGATGCTGAAAACACAAACGTGGGCTTATATGAGATGAGGGATGTTTGCGAAGTTGATGAACATATTGAAGGCCTGCTGGCAGCCATCATCCAATAGTTATGCCCACACAAGCTCTGATTTGGTTGGTCGACAGGATGGGCTTCTTTGGTACAAGGACTGCGGGCAGCATGTTTACGGCGAGTTCTCCATGGCTGTGGTACAAGCTAACAATTTGCTTGAGGATCAGAGCCAGATTGAGTCAGGGCCTCTGAGCTCGCTTGAATTTGGCCCATATGGTACTTTTATCGGTGTTTACGATGGGCACGGTGGTCCTGAAACTTCCCGTTATGTCAATGAGCATCTCTTCCAGCATCTGAAAAGTAAGTTCTGGAGTCAGAATTTGCATGATTCGATCTTGCAGATATTGTTTTGCTCATTTTGTTTTAAAACACTATTGACTACTCAAGCATTAGGTACTTCAGTCTTTTAGATATAGATTTGTCATACTTCTATTATGACGTGCAATTGTTTTAAACACAATTTCCGTTGAAAACCATGTACAATGCATCTCCTATGTATTAATAAATGGGAAATTTGATTCCGGAATTTTGCAAGCTACTTTTGACAGATAACAGTATTTTAGTTTATCCTTTGCAGTTCTATAAATGATATGGTTGTTTTGTTTTATGTGATATGCCAGAAAAATGCCGTTTATGAGATCTTGAGTCTCTTTGTGGACCCAGAGATTGCTATTTGATCATGAAGTTTTGAGACGTGCCCCACCTTATACTAGTGGTACACCCATAGCAAAGTGGACCCTAGTATACTAACCAATACAGATTACTATGAGTTTGGTGTATGTCAGTGAAAGTCCATTTTTTGTACAGGCTCAACTAGACCAAATGCATTGCTTGTTCGACTCCTGAGTTTGCCTATTTACATCATGCTATGTGCATTTAGTCCACAAATTGACTACATGGATCCGTATTGAGACTATGTTATATATAAATACTACTTTATTGCTTTTGTCCATGGATTACCAGCCTTTGATATTACTTGATGTGGTTCCAGGCTTACATGTAGACTTGTATAATTTTAAATGCTTGATATACAGTGTgccaaaatatataaaatgaatcaagattttcttTTTCACTCATTAAATTGTCATGTACCTTGTTTTGTTAAGATAGTATTCTCATGATACATTGTTATGAGTGAAAGCCTTGGCACAATAGCAAGTTTGCTCCTTTAGGACTTGGTTGATCAAGATTCAAGTTATGAAAATAATTTCTTAGCTTGTAAAGGGAATTTGCATTTGTTGATCGTCTTTGACTCGGGAGACTTATGCATTGGAACCACCTTTCTTCTTTTTAAACTCCTGATACTTCATTATGGTTCTAAATGATACATATCATCGTCATGCTTGCCATAgatgatacatttttttttagaatattaTAGATGGTGCAGTATTATTCAGAACCATAAAACACAAACAACAAGTTGCAATTTCTAAGTATTTGGAGTgagctacatgaatcttttcccTCTATTGAGCTTTGTATATACTATGTATCATTATCTCAAATTAAATTAAGAGCaaccaaatatttttttaataatttctaTTATAATCTTCTCACATCTCCCTCTACCTCTTCTTGCACCACTAGTACTAATCGACTCATTTTGTCTAACCGCAGCATTTACATGTCTCCTTTAAACCATACCTTTGTCATTTTAGATGCTTTTCTATCATTTTATCTTCTATTGAGGCTTCACCttattattcataaataaaaaaatattcttgtcaactctatttaaaatatttgtatatatatatatatatatacatgtatatatatatatatatatacatgtatatatatatatataaatatataaatatataaatatataaatatataaatatataaatatataaatatataaatataaataaaatatatatatatatgtgtgtgtgtatacatgtatatatatacacacataaatacatatacacacacacacacacacacacacacacacacacacacatatatatatatatacacatacatatatatatatatacacatacatacacatatatatatgtatatatatatatatatgtatatgtatatgtatgtatatatatatgtatacatatatgtatacatatacacatacatatacacacacatacatatatatatatatacacacacacatatatatacatatatacacacacacacacacacacacacacatatatagccACCCAACATGTGGATCTATAAAAAAACACTTAAGATCCTATCCATAAAAACCACTCCGCTTTTACTCTATAACAATATCTTCATCAAAATCTCCAATATGTTTAATGACAGATTTAAGATACCTATACTTATCGGAGCTTGTTTGTTCATCGTAACTacattttcagaaaaaaatactTTTCATATATTCCTTGTTAATCTTActcctacttaatctaaacctctggttttatgatttttctccATAATTTGAGTATAAAATTAATTCCATTTAAACTCACATGAACTAAAACATTATCACTGGTAAATAACATCCACCATCTGATCTATACTGTAATGATTAGTAATTTATTTGTCACCTAATATTTGATGTAATCTTATATGATATGCTATGGTATTGATACCACACTGTTCCAAGTAAAGATTGTAGGTCCAATATGTGAAATGACAATCCTTGCTTGGACAAGATAGTAAAAGTTATTTTAACTTTCTTGTTCCCTTTTGAGAGAATCACTTTATTGTAAATGCATTCATGATCCTGTTTACATCTGCAAGATTGAAATAGAAGTGTTCTTTTGGCAGGATTTGCATCAGAGCAGCAATCCATGTCAGCTGATGTAATACGAAAAGCATACCAAGCAACGGAGGAGGGGTTTATCTCCCTGGTGACAAAACAGTGGCCTGTAAAACCTCAGATTGCATCTGTTGGTTCATGCTGTCTAGTTGGTGTAATCTGTGGTGACATGCTGTATATAGCTAATCTTGGGGACTCACGTGTTGTTTTAGGGAGATTAGTCAAAGCAACTAGAGAAGTTTTGGCTGTTCAACTGTCAGCAGAGCACAATGTAGGAATTGAATCTGTGAGGAAAGAATTACAGTCAATTCACCCTGATGATAGACAAATTGTTCTGTTAAAGCACAATGTTTGGCGTGTGAAGGGCCTAAT
Above is a genomic segment from Musa acuminata AAA Group cultivar baxijiao chromosome BXJ3-4, Cavendish_Baxijiao_AAA, whole genome shotgun sequence containing:
- the LOC135635876 gene encoding probable protein phosphatase 2C 60, whose amino-acid sequence is MFAKLMNILKACWQPSSNSYAHTSSDLVGRQDGLLWYKDCGQHVYGEFSMAVVQANNLLEDQSQIESGPLSSLEFGPYGTFIGVYDGHGGPETSRYVNEHLFQHLKRFASEQQSMSADVIRKAYQATEEGFISLVTKQWPVKPQIASVGSCCLVGVICGDMLYIANLGDSRVVLGRLVKATREVLAVQLSAEHNVGIESVRKELQSIHPDDRQIVLLKHNVWRVKGLIQVCRSIGDVYLKKAEFNREPLHVKFRLREPFKKPILSSEPSITVHSLQPQDQFLIFASDGLWEHLSNQEAVDIVQNNPRGGSARRLVKIALQEAAKKREMRYSDLTKIGRGVRRHFHDDITVIVVFLDNNLISRASSLRGPTLSVRGGGINAPSNSLTPYTTP
- the LOC103980632 gene encoding SKP1-like protein 1 — encoded protein: MKTITLKSSDGEVFEVDEAVAMESQTIKHMIEDDCAENGIPLPNVTSKILAKVIEYCKKHVDASAAASSKSPDDASKLADEELKSWDAEFVKVDQATLFDLILAANYLNIKGLLDLTCQTVADMIKGKTPEEIRKTFNIKNDFTPEEEEEVRRENQWAFE